One Bradyrhizobium sp. ISRA464 genomic window carries:
- a CDS encoding universal stress protein, which translates to MTTQRRSYETGHQPKCLVIVDDTAEWDRAVYYASRWAKRVGGGVVMLRVIETEDQNQQWLGVADIMRAEATEAANEALDRAAGRANGIAAITPERVIREGDPIEQIIDVIDKDVDIAMLVLAANPGPEGPGPIITTMAKTMGAFPIPVTIVPGGLSDPDIDALS; encoded by the coding sequence ATGACCACCCAGCGACGAAGCTACGAGACGGGCCACCAGCCGAAATGCCTGGTCATCGTCGACGACACCGCGGAATGGGACCGCGCCGTCTATTATGCCAGCCGATGGGCGAAGCGCGTCGGCGGCGGCGTGGTGATGCTGCGGGTGATCGAGACCGAGGACCAGAACCAGCAATGGCTCGGTGTCGCCGACATCATGCGCGCGGAAGCCACGGAGGCCGCCAACGAGGCGCTCGACCGCGCCGCCGGCCGGGCCAACGGGATTGCCGCTATCACCCCGGAGCGGGTGATTCGCGAGGGCGATCCGATCGAGCAGATCATCGACGTGATCGACAAGGACGTCGATATCGCGATGCTGGTGCTGGCCGCTAATCCGGGCCCGGAGGGACCCGGGCCGATCATCACCACCATGGCCAAGACCATGGGCGCGTTCCCGATTCCGGTCACCATCGTGCCCGGCGGCCTGTCCGATCCCGACATCGACGCCCTGTCCTAG
- the trpS gene encoding tryptophan--tRNA ligase, with amino-acid sequence MAFVERVFSGVQPTGNLHLGNYLGAIVNFVKMQQTHNCIYCVVDMHAITQGVDVWGGPTELARNTREVTAAFIAAGIDPKKHIVFNQSQIAGHAELTWIFNCVARIGWLNRMTQFKEKAGKDRENASVGLYDYPVLMAADILLYRATHVPVGEDQKQHLELSRDIAQKFNNDFGDSIRGHGFADGLFFPQPEPLITGPATRVMSLRDGTKKMSKSDASDNSRINLTDDADTIAQKIRKAKTDPEPLPTEEKGLETRPEADNLVGIYAALAGITKQDVLKQFGGGQFSSFKNALVEVCVTKLAPIAAEMKKLVADPGHVDAILADGANRARVIADETMRLTKDIVGFIRQR; translated from the coding sequence ATGGCGTTCGTTGAACGGGTTTTCTCAGGCGTCCAGCCGACGGGCAATCTGCACCTCGGCAACTACCTCGGCGCGATCGTCAACTTCGTGAAGATGCAGCAGACGCACAACTGCATCTATTGCGTCGTCGACATGCACGCGATCACGCAAGGCGTCGACGTGTGGGGCGGCCCTACTGAGCTCGCACGCAACACGCGCGAGGTGACCGCGGCCTTCATCGCCGCAGGGATCGATCCGAAGAAGCACATCGTGTTCAACCAGAGCCAGATCGCCGGCCACGCCGAGCTGACCTGGATCTTCAACTGCGTCGCGCGGATCGGCTGGCTGAACCGCATGACCCAGTTCAAGGAGAAGGCCGGCAAGGACCGCGAGAACGCGTCCGTCGGCCTCTACGACTATCCGGTGCTGATGGCCGCCGACATCCTGCTCTACCGCGCGACCCACGTGCCGGTCGGCGAGGACCAGAAGCAGCATCTGGAGCTGTCCCGCGACATCGCGCAGAAGTTCAACAACGACTTCGGTGATTCAATTCGTGGTCATGGGTTTGCCGACGGCCTGTTCTTTCCGCAGCCCGAGCCGCTGATCACGGGACCCGCGACGCGGGTGATGTCCTTGCGCGACGGCACCAAGAAGATGTCGAAGTCTGATGCGTCGGACAATTCGCGCATCAACCTCACCGACGATGCCGACACCATCGCGCAGAAGATCCGCAAGGCGAAGACCGATCCGGAACCGCTGCCCACCGAGGAGAAGGGCCTGGAGACACGCCCCGAGGCAGACAATCTCGTCGGCATCTACGCGGCGCTGGCCGGCATTACGAAGCAGGACGTGCTGAAGCAGTTCGGCGGCGGGCAGTTCTCAAGCTTCAAGAACGCACTCGTCGAGGTTTGCGTCACCAAACTGGCGCCGATCGCGGCCGAGATGAAGAAGCTGGTCGCCGATCCCGGCCATGTCGACGCGATCCTGGCCGACGGCGCCAACCGCGCCCGCGTCATCGCCGACGAGACCATGCGCTTGACCAAGGACATCGTCGGCTTCATCCGCCAGCGCTGA
- the murJ gene encoding murein biosynthesis integral membrane protein MurJ — MIRSFLTVSSGTLASRLLGFVRDSVIAALLGAGPVADAFLAAFQLVNVVRRLLSEGGLNAALVPAWLKIRERDGTAAAAAFAGRVLGTVSAAVIAAALVLGVLMPLVITVIAPGFVGRGALQFAVDDARLMLPYLAFAGPVTVMMALLNAQGRFALTAFSPLLFNIALIAVMAVLLVRQQDPVQAAQVMAATVGVAGFLQLSMLVLRGGQAASPLRVSFDNEMRGFLGRAVPGMVASSAPQWLVVAGAVIASTSPSAVSWLYFANRLLELPLGIVGVAMGTVLVPEMTRAVRSGEYTAIAHAESRGLELAVGLAFPATLGLMVLSQPIARILFERGAFTADDTAATAQALIWLALALPAHVLVKALSPAFFAREDTLTPLVATLRAIVVAIAAAFLLGHFFGANGIAAGIALGAWSNALTLIRNGAASFGFSIDADARRRLPRILAAALVMGAVLWLAEDALPAAGAHDSAQAVSLLLLIAVGMASYGLFLRLFGVTGWREVVNAVRQKRPA; from the coding sequence ATGATCCGCTCCTTCCTCACGGTCTCCTCGGGAACGCTGGCCTCGCGGCTGCTCGGTTTCGTGCGCGATTCCGTGATCGCGGCGCTGCTCGGCGCAGGCCCCGTGGCGGACGCCTTTCTGGCGGCGTTCCAACTTGTCAACGTGGTGCGGCGCCTGTTGTCCGAGGGCGGCCTGAACGCCGCGCTGGTGCCGGCCTGGCTCAAGATTCGCGAGCGCGATGGCACGGCGGCGGCGGCCGCCTTTGCCGGCCGCGTGCTCGGCACCGTGAGCGCCGCGGTGATCGCGGCCGCGCTCGTGCTCGGCGTGCTGATGCCGCTGGTGATCACGGTGATCGCGCCGGGCTTTGTCGGCCGCGGCGCGCTGCAATTCGCCGTCGACGACGCGCGGCTGATGCTGCCCTATCTCGCCTTCGCCGGACCCGTCACCGTCATGATGGCGCTGCTCAACGCGCAGGGCCGCTTCGCGCTGACGGCGTTCTCGCCGCTGCTGTTCAACATCGCGCTGATCGCGGTGATGGCCGTGCTGCTGGTGCGGCAACAGGATCCGGTTCAGGCCGCGCAGGTCATGGCGGCGACGGTCGGCGTCGCCGGCTTCCTGCAACTCTCGATGCTGGTCTTGCGCGGCGGCCAGGCCGCCTCACCGCTCCGCGTCTCCTTCGACAATGAGATGCGCGGCTTCCTCGGGCGCGCGGTGCCCGGCATGGTCGCGAGCAGCGCGCCGCAATGGCTTGTCGTGGCGGGCGCGGTGATCGCCTCGACATCGCCGTCGGCGGTGTCATGGCTGTATTTCGCCAACCGCCTGCTCGAGCTGCCGCTCGGCATTGTCGGCGTCGCGATGGGCACCGTGCTGGTGCCGGAGATGACCCGCGCGGTGCGGAGCGGCGAGTACACAGCAATCGCGCATGCGGAATCGCGCGGCCTCGAGCTTGCGGTCGGGTTGGCCTTCCCGGCCACGCTCGGCCTGATGGTGCTGAGCCAGCCGATCGCCCGCATCCTGTTCGAGCGCGGCGCATTCACGGCCGACGACACCGCGGCGACTGCGCAGGCCCTGATCTGGCTCGCGCTCGCCTTGCCGGCGCATGTGCTGGTGAAGGCGTTGTCGCCGGCGTTTTTTGCCCGCGAGGACACGCTGACGCCGCTCGTCGCGACGCTGAGGGCGATCGTGGTCGCGATCGCCGCCGCCTTCCTGCTCGGGCATTTCTTCGGCGCCAACGGGATCGCCGCCGGCATCGCGCTCGGCGCCTGGAGCAACGCGCTGACGCTGATCCGGAACGGTGCGGCAAGCTTCGGCTTCTCGATCGATGCCGATGCGCGCCGCCGCCTGCCGCGCATCCTCGCCGCGGCGCTCGTGATGGGCGCGGTGCTGTGGCTTGCGGAAGACGCCCTGCCGGCCGCCGGCGCGCATGATTCCGCGCAGGCGGTGTCCCTCCTACTGTTGATCGCCGTCGGCATGGCGAGTTACGGGCTGTTTTTGCGGCTTTTCGGCGTGACCGGTTGGCGCGAGGTGGTTAACGCCGTCAGGCAAAAGCGCCCCGCCTGA
- a CDS encoding serine hydrolase domain-containing protein, whose protein sequence is MQGKAQIDQLLRQKSDAKEIPGVVAVAATGKDVIYEGAFGKRDLSKDDAMTADSVFWIASMTKAVTTAGAMQLVEQGKLSLDEPIGKLLPDLAAPQVLEGFDASGEPKLRPAKGPITLRQLMTHTAGFCYELWNGDKARYLEKTGTPGITTCQNAALKTPIASDPGTRWEYGTNIDFVGKAVEAVSGKKLDAYLRDHMFAPLGMNDTAFKISDDMRKRLVGMHARGEDGTLTAIPFELEQNPEFHMGGGGLYSTADDYIKFCQMILNKGKGNGNQLLKPETVAMMGQNHIGELSVGKMTTAAPMYTNDVDLYPDMVKKWGLSFLINTAKTPEGRSAGSLAWAGLANTYFWIDPSRDVCGVILMQLLPFADKQCLEAFTGFERGIYAGLDVGSGQKAA, encoded by the coding sequence ATGCAAGGCAAGGCTCAGATCGATCAGCTTCTGCGTCAGAAGAGCGACGCAAAGGAGATACCCGGTGTTGTCGCGGTCGCGGCAACGGGCAAGGACGTGATCTATGAAGGTGCGTTCGGCAAACGCGACCTGTCCAAGGACGATGCCATGACCGCCGACAGCGTGTTCTGGATCGCCTCGATGACCAAGGCCGTGACAACAGCGGGCGCGATGCAGCTCGTCGAACAGGGCAAGCTGTCGCTTGACGAGCCGATCGGCAAGCTGTTGCCCGACCTCGCCGCACCACAGGTGCTCGAAGGCTTCGACGCCAGCGGCGAGCCGAAGCTGCGGCCGGCGAAGGGGCCGATCACGCTGCGCCAGCTCATGACCCACACCGCCGGCTTCTGCTACGAGCTGTGGAACGGTGACAAGGCGAGGTATCTGGAAAAGACCGGCACTCCCGGAATAACCACCTGCCAGAACGCCGCGCTGAAGACGCCGATCGCAAGCGATCCCGGTACGCGCTGGGAATACGGCACCAATATCGACTTCGTCGGCAAGGCGGTGGAGGCCGTGAGCGGCAAGAAGCTCGATGCTTACTTGCGCGACCACATGTTCGCGCCACTCGGCATGAACGACACCGCCTTCAAGATATCAGACGACATGCGCAAGCGGCTGGTCGGCATGCATGCCCGCGGCGAGGACGGCACGCTGACCGCGATTCCGTTCGAGCTCGAGCAGAATCCTGAATTCCACATGGGCGGCGGCGGGCTCTATTCGACCGCCGACGACTACATCAAGTTCTGCCAGATGATCCTCAACAAGGGCAAAGGCAACGGCAACCAGTTGCTGAAGCCCGAGACCGTCGCGATGATGGGGCAGAACCACATCGGCGAGCTCAGCGTCGGCAAGATGACGACGGCGGCGCCGATGTACACCAACGACGTCGATCTCTATCCCGACATGGTGAAGAAGTGGGGCTTGAGCTTCCTCATCAACACCGCCAAGACGCCGGAAGGCCGCAGCGCCGGCAGCCTCGCCTGGGCGGGCCTTGCCAACACCTATTTCTGGATCGATCCGTCGCGCGACGTCTGCGGCGTGATCCTGATGCAGCTGTTGCCGTTCGCTGACAAGCAGTGCCTGGAAGCCTTCACGGGCTTCGAGCGCGGCATCTATGCCGGGCTCGATGTCGGCAGTGGGCAGAAGGCGGCTTGA
- a CDS encoding transporter substrate-binding domain-containing protein: MPSLQTRQQPIQLSTQIPLIENGTIDIVCGPATNTLERQKVVAFSDTIFVSSIRAVVRKDSPIKTFEDLSGRPVSLTSGSTSIGLLRARAQQKNFQTKNILTPDHGASFLALTTGRSEAFIMDDILLASLIAGSANPSDWRIIDDSLRTEPYGLIIRKGDPEFKALVDRTLTDMMKDNEFQELYAKWFTRPIPPKNVNLNFPMTAPLKDAIANPNDKGV; this comes from the coding sequence ATGCCGTCGCTGCAGACCAGGCAGCAGCCGATCCAGCTCTCGACGCAAATTCCGCTGATCGAGAACGGGACTATCGACATCGTCTGCGGTCCCGCGACCAACACCCTGGAGCGGCAGAAGGTGGTGGCGTTCAGCGACACCATCTTCGTGTCGAGCATCCGCGCCGTGGTGCGCAAGGATTCGCCGATCAAGACATTCGAGGATCTGAGCGGCCGGCCGGTCTCGCTGACGTCGGGCTCAACCTCGATCGGCCTGCTCCGTGCACGCGCCCAGCAGAAGAACTTCCAGACCAAGAATATCCTCACACCGGATCATGGCGCATCGTTCCTTGCGCTGACGACGGGACGCAGCGAAGCCTTCATCATGGACGACATCCTGCTCGCCAGCCTGATCGCGGGCAGCGCCAATCCGTCCGACTGGCGCATCATCGACGACAGCCTGCGCACCGAACCTTACGGGCTGATCATTCGCAAGGGCGACCCGGAGTTCAAGGCGCTGGTCGACAGGACGCTGACCGACATGATGAAGGACAACGAGTTCCAGGAGCTCTACGCGAAGTGGTTCACGCGTCCGATCCCGCCCAAGAACGTGAACCTGAATTTCCCGATGACCGCGCCGCTGAAGGACGCCATCGCCAATCCAAACGACAAGGGCGTGTGA
- a CDS encoding adenosine kinase: MADAKYDVLGIGNAIFDVLVQTDEAFLARHGMTKGSMQLIDEARATAIYSDMGQATEMSGGSAANTIVGVGNLGARAAYVGKVKDDQIGKLYIHDIRAAGVTFDTRPATDGPATGCSYILVTPDGERTMNTYLGAAQDLTPDDIDPAQIEAASIIYLEGYLWDPKNAKDAFVKAATIAHGAGRQVALTLSDSFCVDRYRDEFLELMRKGTVDLVFSNEAELHSLYQTSDFDTALQQFGKDTKLGVVTRSEKGCVVVSKDGVTAAPAYPIDRLVDTTGAGDLFAAGFLVGLVRNAGYENAGRLGSLAAAEVIQHIGARPLVSLKELAKQKGLPV, encoded by the coding sequence ATGGCTGACGCAAAATATGACGTTCTCGGGATCGGCAATGCGATCTTTGACGTGCTGGTGCAGACCGACGAGGCATTCCTCGCCCGTCACGGCATGACCAAGGGCTCGATGCAGCTGATCGACGAAGCCCGTGCCACCGCGATCTACAGCGACATGGGCCAGGCGACCGAGATGTCGGGCGGCTCCGCTGCCAACACCATCGTCGGCGTCGGCAATCTCGGCGCGCGCGCGGCCTATGTCGGCAAGGTCAAGGACGACCAGATTGGAAAGCTCTACATCCACGACATCCGCGCCGCAGGCGTAACCTTCGACACCAGGCCGGCCACGGACGGGCCTGCCACCGGCTGCTCCTACATTCTCGTCACGCCGGATGGCGAGCGCACCATGAACACCTATCTCGGCGCGGCGCAGGACCTGACGCCCGACGATATCGATCCGGCGCAGATCGAAGCGGCGAGCATCATCTATCTCGAGGGCTATCTCTGGGACCCGAAGAACGCCAAGGATGCCTTCGTCAAGGCGGCGACCATCGCGCATGGCGCGGGCCGCCAGGTCGCGCTGACACTGTCTGATTCGTTCTGCGTCGATCGCTACCGCGACGAATTCCTCGAGCTGATGCGCAAGGGCACGGTGGACCTGGTGTTCTCTAACGAGGCGGAGCTGCACTCGCTGTACCAGACCTCGGATTTCGACACGGCGCTGCAGCAGTTCGGCAAGGACACCAAGCTCGGCGTCGTCACCCGCAGCGAGAAGGGCTGTGTCGTGGTCTCAAAGGATGGCGTGACGGCGGCGCCGGCCTATCCGATCGACAGGCTCGTCGACACCACCGGCGCCGGCGATCTGTTCGCCGCCGGCTTCCTGGTCGGCCTCGTGCGCAACGCCGGATATGAGAATGCCGGCCGCCTCGGCTCGCTCGCGGCCGCCGAAGTGATCCAGCACATCGGGGCGCGGCCGCTGGTGTCGCTGAAGGAGCTCGCGAAGCAGAAGGGCTTGCCGGTGTAA
- a CDS encoding AMP-binding protein — protein sequence MAPRTDSYVCGISDTPLLGETIGRSLDRARERWGNREALVSPSHNVRWTWNEFAERVEALAAGFLALGLERGERIGIWSLNRPEWALTQFAAAKAGLILVTINPAYRLSELEFALGKVGCAAIVTATAFKTSAYIEMLNTLLPELARSEPGRLQSARLPQLRAVIQIGGPAAPGAIPFDEVTRMGGPRHREQLAALAESLQFDDPVNIQFTSGTTGSPKGVTLTHHNILNNGYFVGRAMRLTEKDRLCIPVPLYHCFGMVMGNLASVTLGTTMVYPGEGFDPLATLTTLAQEKCTAVYGVPTMFIAELDHPEFSRFDLSSLRTGIMAGAPCPIEVMKRVNTEMNMREVTIAYGMTETSPVSFQSATDDPLERRVSTVGRILPHVEVKIVDLDGKVVPRGERGELCTRGYSVMLGYWDEKEKTSDVLDANGWMHTGDLAVIDDEGYCNIVGRIKDMVIRGGENLYPREIEEFLYRHPKIQDVQIFGVADDRYGEELCAWIRIRQGETLTAAEVRAFCQGQIAHNKIPRYVEFVDEFPMTVTGKIQKFVMRESVEKRLGLKAAKTA from the coding sequence TTGGCACCCAGGACGGACAGTTATGTTTGCGGCATTTCCGATACGCCGCTGCTCGGCGAAACCATCGGCCGCAGCCTCGACCGCGCACGCGAGCGCTGGGGCAATCGCGAGGCGCTGGTCTCGCCAAGCCACAATGTGCGCTGGACCTGGAACGAATTCGCCGAGCGGGTCGAGGCGTTGGCCGCAGGTTTCCTCGCCCTCGGACTGGAGCGCGGCGAGCGGATCGGCATCTGGTCGCTGAACCGGCCGGAATGGGCGCTGACGCAATTCGCCGCCGCGAAGGCAGGGTTGATCCTTGTCACAATCAACCCCGCCTATCGCCTGAGCGAACTCGAATTTGCGCTTGGCAAGGTCGGATGCGCCGCCATCGTGACGGCAACCGCGTTCAAGACCTCGGCCTATATCGAGATGCTGAACACGCTGCTGCCCGAGCTTGCGCGCTCCGAGCCCGGCCGCCTGCAATCGGCACGGCTGCCGCAATTGCGCGCGGTGATCCAGATCGGAGGCCCGGCGGCGCCGGGCGCGATTCCATTCGACGAGGTGACCCGGATGGGCGGCCCGCGCCATCGCGAGCAGCTCGCGGCGCTGGCCGAGAGCCTGCAGTTCGACGATCCCGTCAACATCCAGTTCACCAGCGGCACCACGGGCTCGCCCAAGGGCGTGACGCTGACCCACCACAACATCCTCAACAACGGCTACTTCGTCGGCCGCGCGATGCGCCTCACCGAGAAGGACCGCCTTTGCATTCCGGTGCCGCTTTACCACTGCTTCGGCATGGTGATGGGCAACCTCGCCTCCGTCACGCTCGGCACCACCATGGTCTATCCCGGCGAGGGATTCGATCCGCTGGCGACGCTGACGACCCTCGCGCAGGAGAAGTGCACGGCGGTGTACGGCGTGCCGACCATGTTCATCGCCGAACTCGACCATCCCGAGTTCTCGCGCTTCGATCTGTCGTCGCTGCGTACCGGTATCATGGCCGGCGCGCCCTGCCCGATCGAGGTGATGAAGCGCGTCAACACCGAGATGAACATGCGCGAGGTGACGATCGCCTACGGCATGACCGAGACCAGCCCGGTGAGCTTCCAGAGCGCGACCGACGATCCCCTGGAGCGCCGCGTCTCAACCGTCGGACGCATCCTTCCGCATGTCGAGGTCAAGATCGTCGATCTCGACGGCAAGGTGGTGCCGCGCGGCGAACGCGGCGAGCTCTGCACCCGCGGTTACAGCGTGATGCTCGGCTATTGGGACGAGAAGGAGAAGACATCAGACGTGCTCGACGCCAACGGCTGGATGCACACCGGCGACCTCGCCGTGATCGACGACGAGGGCTATTGCAACATCGTCGGCCGCATCAAGGACATGGTGATCCGCGGCGGCGAGAACCTCTATCCAAGGGAGATCGAGGAATTCCTCTACCGCCATCCGAAGATCCAGGACGTGCAGATCTTCGGCGTCGCCGACGACCGATATGGCGAGGAGCTGTGCGCCTGGATCAGGATCCGGCAGGGCGAGACGCTCACCGCGGCCGAGGTGCGCGCGTTCTGCCAGGGCCAGATCGCGCACAACAAGATCCCGCGCTACGTCGAGTTCGTCGACGAATTCCCGATGACGGTGACCGGCAAGATCCAGAAGTTCGTGATGCGCGAGTCGGTCGAGAAGCGGCTCGGGCTGAAGGCGGCGAAGACGGCGTGA
- a CDS encoding FAD-dependent oxidoreductase, whose product MRRELDRLLPGLQRRHYGGYYPMTKENWPLIGAAATPGVFLATALSGCGTMGACATGDLCARAVVGAPVPPFARSLSLARYDDKALMQQLEASASRGLL is encoded by the coding sequence TTGCGTCGAGAGCTGGATCGGCTGCTGCCTGGTCTGCAGCGACGGCATTACGGCGGCTACTATCCGATGACCAAGGAGAACTGGCCGCTGATCGGCGCCGCGGCAACGCCCGGCGTGTTCTTGGCCACCGCGCTGTCCGGTTGCGGAACGATGGGCGCCTGCGCCACGGGCGACCTCTGCGCCCGCGCCGTCGTTGGCGCGCCGGTGCCGCCATTCGCGCGCAGCCTGTCGCTGGCGCGCTATGACGACAAGGCGCTGATGCAACAACTCGAGGCGAGCGCCAGCCGCGGCCTGCTGTAG
- a CDS encoding NAD-dependent succinate-semialdehyde dehydrogenase has translation MTPPVAARASQSAASLHDRLKDPSLLRDRCYIDGAWVGTPEFATNNPATGAELIKIPQLSAADATKAVEAAERAFPAWAKLTAKQRSNILRKWFDLIIANREDLALILTSEQGKPLAEALGEVDIGAAYVEFFAEEARRVYGETIPTQRPDARLLAIKQPIGVCGAITPWNFPNSMITRKVSPALAAGCTVVLKPANETPLSALALAALAEKAGVPKGVFNIITGDAPPIGKVLCEHPAVRFVGFTGSTEVGKILYRQASVGVKKLGLELGGNAPFVVFDDADIDAAVEGAIVSKYRNMGQTCVCANRLYAQDKIYDEFVQKLSKKVAAMKIGDGTEQGVVQGPLINMEAVEKVERHIADAVKGGARVVTGGKRAALGRSFFEPTVLSDVKPDALVAREETFGPLAPVIRFKDEADVIAMCNASPFGLASYFYSRDIGRVWRVVEALESGMVGVNSGLITTEVAPFGGVKESGLGREGSRHGMEEYVEIKYVMMAGV, from the coding sequence ATGACCCCGCCCGTTGCCGCACGCGCTTCGCAATCCGCAGCATCCCTCCATGACCGGCTGAAGGATCCGTCGCTGCTGCGCGACCGCTGCTATATCGACGGCGCCTGGGTCGGCACGCCGGAATTCGCCACCAACAATCCGGCCACCGGCGCGGAACTCATCAAGATCCCGCAGCTCAGCGCGGCCGATGCGACCAAGGCCGTCGAAGCCGCCGAGCGCGCATTTCCGGCCTGGGCCAAGCTGACCGCCAAGCAGCGCTCCAATATTTTGCGCAAATGGTTCGACCTGATCATCGCCAATCGCGAGGATCTCGCGCTGATCCTCACCTCCGAACAGGGCAAGCCGCTGGCCGAGGCGCTCGGCGAGGTTGATATCGGCGCGGCCTATGTCGAATTCTTCGCCGAAGAGGCGCGCCGTGTCTATGGCGAGACCATCCCGACCCAGCGGCCGGATGCCCGCTTGTTGGCGATCAAGCAGCCGATCGGCGTTTGCGGCGCCATCACGCCGTGGAATTTCCCGAACTCGATGATCACCCGCAAGGTGTCGCCGGCGCTGGCCGCGGGCTGCACGGTCGTGCTGAAGCCCGCCAACGAGACGCCGCTATCCGCGCTCGCGCTCGCCGCGCTTGCCGAGAAGGCCGGCGTGCCGAAGGGCGTGTTCAATATCATCACCGGCGACGCGCCGCCGATCGGCAAGGTGCTGTGCGAGCATCCGGCGGTGCGCTTCGTCGGCTTCACCGGTTCGACCGAGGTCGGCAAGATCCTGTACCGGCAGGCGTCGGTCGGCGTGAAGAAGCTTGGCCTCGAGCTCGGCGGCAACGCGCCCTTCGTGGTGTTCGATGATGCGGATATCGACGCCGCCGTCGAGGGCGCCATCGTCTCCAAGTACCGCAACATGGGCCAGACCTGCGTCTGCGCCAACCGTCTCTACGCGCAGGACAAGATCTACGACGAGTTCGTGCAGAAGCTGTCGAAGAAGGTCGCCGCCATGAAGATCGGCGACGGCACCGAGCAAGGCGTGGTGCAGGGTCCGCTGATCAACATGGAGGCGGTCGAGAAGGTCGAACGGCATATTGCGGACGCGGTGAAGGGCGGCGCCAGGGTCGTGACCGGCGGCAAGCGCGCCGCGCTCGGCCGCAGTTTCTTCGAGCCGACCGTGCTGTCCGACGTGAAGCCGGACGCGCTGGTGGCGCGTGAGGAAACCTTCGGGCCGCTCGCGCCGGTGATCCGCTTCAAGGACGAAGCCGACGTGATCGCGATGTGCAATGCCTCGCCGTTCGGCCTCGCCTCCTATTTCTATTCGCGTGACATCGGCCGCGTCTGGCGCGTCGTCGAGGCGCTGGAGTCGGGCATGGTCGGCGTCAACTCCGGCCTGATCACCACCGAAGTCGCCCCCTTCGGCGGCGTGAAGGAAAGCGGCCTCGGCCGCGAAGGCTCGCGTCACGGCATGGAAGAGTATGTCGAGATCAAATACGTGATGATGGCGGGGGTCTGA
- a CDS encoding NifU family protein, translated as MFIQTEATPNPATLKFIPGRMVLENGTMEFSSPESAARSPLAERLFAVAGVTGVFYGADFVTVTKADGDWQHLKPAILGAIMEHYMSGAPLLADGTAGGDDISDEKGEFFNEEDAETVAQIKDLIETRVRPAVANDGGDITFRGFKDGIVYLNMRGACSGCPSSTATLQHGIQNLLRHFVPDVQEVRPM; from the coding sequence ATGTTCATTCAGACCGAAGCCACGCCCAATCCCGCCACCTTGAAGTTCATTCCGGGCCGCATGGTGCTCGAGAACGGCACCATGGAATTTTCCTCACCGGAATCGGCCGCGCGCTCGCCGCTCGCCGAACGGCTGTTCGCCGTAGCAGGCGTCACCGGCGTGTTCTATGGCGCCGACTTCGTCACGGTGACAAAGGCGGACGGCGACTGGCAGCACCTCAAGCCCGCGATCCTCGGCGCGATCATGGAGCACTACATGTCGGGTGCGCCGCTGCTCGCCGATGGCACCGCCGGCGGCGACGATATCAGCGATGAGAAAGGCGAGTTCTTCAACGAGGAAGACGCCGAGACCGTCGCGCAGATCAAGGACCTGATCGAAACCCGCGTGCGGCCCGCGGTCGCCAATGACGGCGGCGACATCACCTTCCGCGGCTTCAAGGACGGTATCGTGTATCTCAACATGAGGGGCGCCTGCTCGGGCTGCCCGTCATCGACCGCCACGCTGCAGCACGGAATCCAGAACCTGCTCCGGCACTTCGTGCCCGACGTGCAGGAAGTTCGGCCGATGTAA